One region of Solanum pennellii chromosome 6, SPENNV200 genomic DNA includes:
- the LOC107023254 gene encoding AP-2 complex subunit alpha-1-like, with protein MALSGMRGLSVFISDIRNCQNKEQERLRVDKELGNVRTRFKNEKGLTPYEKKKYVWKMLYIYMLGYDVDFGHMEAVSLISAPKYPEKQVGYIVTSCLLNENHDFLRLAINTVRNDIIGRNETFQCLALTLVGNIGGREFAESLAPDVQKLLISSSCRPLVRKKAALCLLRLFRKNPDVVNVDGWSDRMAQLLDERDFGVLTSCMSLLVALVASNHEAYWSCLPKCVKVLERLARNQDIPQEYTYYGIPSPWLQVKTMRSLQYFPTIEDPSTRRSLFEVLQRILMGTDVVKNVNKNNASHAVLFEALALVMHLDAEKEMMSQCVALLGKFIAVREPNIRYLGLENMTRMLMVTDVQDIIKRHQAQIITSLKDPDISIRRRALDLLYGMCDVSNAKDIVEELLQYLSTAEFVMREELSLKIAILAEKFAPDLSWYVDVILQLIDKAGDFVSDDIWFRVVQFVTNNEDLQPYAALKSREYLDKPAIHETMVKVSSYILGEYSHLLARRPGCSPKEIFSLIHEKLPTVSTSTIPILLSTYAKILMHTQPPDPELQNQILAIFRKYESCIDAEIQQRAVEYLELSKKGAALMDVLAEMPKFPERQSSLIKKAEDTEADTAEQSAIRLRTQQQTSNALAVTDQPSANGTLPVSHLGLVKVPSMTNADRNLADQRESEPDGTLTVVDPQPPSVPSPDVLGDLLGPLAIEGPQPAATLPAHNLSSGVGIAPNAEDALALAPIEEQTATVQPIGNIAERFQALVLKDSGILYEDPYIQIGTKAEWRAHHGRLVLFLGNKNTAPLVSVQALILPPSHLRIELSLVPETIPPRAQVQCPLEVVNLRPSRDVAVLDFSYNFGAQLVNVKLRLPAILNKFLQPITVSAEEFFPQWRSLSGPPLKLQEVVRGVRPMSLLEMTNLFNSLRLMVCPGLDPNANNLVASTTFYSDSTRAMLCLVRIETDPADRTQLRMTVASGDPTLTFELKEFIKEQLIIIPTAPTAAAPPVPQPTSSSPPVSDPGALLAGLL; from the exons GGGTTGACACCTTACGAGAAGAAGAAATATGTCTGGAAAATGCTTTACATTTATATGCTTGGTTATGATGTGGATTTTGGTCACATGGAAGCTGTATCTCTGATATCTGCTCCAAAGTATCCCGAGAAGCAG GTTGGGTACATAGTCACATCATGTTTGCTCAATGAGAACCATGATTTTTTGAGATTAGCAATTAATACAGTACGCAATGACATTATAGGTCGCAACGAAACTTTCCAGTGTCTAGCATTGACTTTG GTTGGAAATATTGGGGGAAGGGAATTTGCTGAATCTCTGGCACCTGATGTTCAGAAGTTACTT ATATCAAGCAGTTGTAGGCCACTTGTGAGGAAGAAGGCTGCCCTGTGTCTTTTGCGTCTTTTTAGGAAAAATCCTGATGTTGTGAATGTTGATGGCTG GTCAGATAGGATGGCACAACTACTAGATGAACGGGATTTTGGTGTCTTGACATCTTGCATGAGCCTTCTAGTTGCATTAGTGGCTAGTAACCATGAAGCATATTGGAGTTGTCTTCCAAAATGTGTTAAAGTGTTGGAAAGGCTTGCCAGGAACCAAGATATTCCACAAGAATACACTTACTATGGGATACCGTCTCCCTGGCTTCAG GTGAAGACTATGAGGTCTCTTCAATATTTCCCGACTATTGAAGATCCAAGCACTAGAAGATCATTGTTTGAG GTTTTACAACGGATATTGATGGGAACTGATGTGGTGAAAAACGTGAACAAAAATAATGCGTCACATGCAGTCCTATTTGAAGCCCTTGCTCTT GTCATGCATCTTGATGCCGAAAAGGAAATGATGTCTCAGTGTGTTGCATTGCTTGGGAAATTCATTGCTGTCCGCGAACCTAATATTCGTTATCTTGGCTTG GAGAATATGACTCGGATGTTGATGGTTACAGATGTACAGGACATTATAAAACGACATCAAGCTCAAATTATCACCTCACTGAAGGACCCTGATATCAG CATTAGGAGACGTGCCCTTGATTTACTTTATGGCATGTGTGATGTTTCTAATGCAAAGGACATAGTAGAAGAATTATTACAG TATCTCAGTACAGCGGAGTTCGTGATGCGTGAAGAACTATCACTTAAAATAGCAATTCTTGCAGAGAAGTTTGCTCCTGATCTGTCATG GTATGTCGATGTCATCCTTCAATTAATTGACAAGGCCGGCGATTTTGTCAGTGATGACATTTGGTTCCGTGTTGTGCAGTTTGTTACTAACAATGAAGATCTTCAG CCTTATGCAGCTTTGAAATCCAGAGAATATCTTGATAAGCCTGCCATTCATGAAACAATGGTCAAG GTAAGTTCATATATCCTTGGAGAATACAGCCATCTTCTTGCCAGAAGGCCAGGATGTAGTCCGAAGGAGATCTTCAGCCTCATTCATGAGAAGCTTCCTACTGTTTC GACTTCAACAATTCCTATTCTTCTTTCGACATATGCAAAAATTTTGATGCACACACAACCACCAGATCCGGAGCTACAGAATCAGATATTGGCAATATTCAGAAA ATATGAGAGTTGCATCGATGCTGAAATACAGCAACGAGCTGTGGAATACTTGGAGTTGAGTAAGAAAGGGGCAGCTTTAATGGATGTCTTAGCTGAAATGCCTAAGTTCCCTGAGCGACAG TCCTCATTAATTAAAAAGGCTGAAGATACTGAGGCCGATACTGCTGAACAAAGTGCAATCAGGTTGCGTACACAGCAGCAGACCTCTAATGCTCTAGCAGTAACAGATCAACCCTCTGCTAACGGTACTCTGCCAGTCAGTCACCTTGGTTTAGTGAAGGTTCCAAGCATGACCAACGCG GATCGCAACTTAGCGGATCAAAGGGAGTCTGAACCAGATGGAACTTTGACTGTTGTGGATCCTCAACCTCCTTCAGTACCTTCACCTGATGTCCTGGGAGATCTTTTAGGTCCATTGGCTATTGAAGGTCCTCAACCTGCTGCCACCTTACCTGCCCATAACTTGAGTTCTGGTGTCGGCATTGCTCCAAATGCAGAGGATGCGCTAGCACTAGCACCTATTGAAGAACAGACTGCAACAGTCCAG CCAATAGGAAATATAGCAGAAAGGTTTCAAGCCTTGGTCCTCAAAGACAGTGGTATACTGTATGAGGATCCTTATATTCAG ATTGGCACAAAAGCGGAGTGGCGAGCACATCATGGACGGTTGGTCCTCTTCTTGGGAAACAAGAATACGGCTCCTCTTGTTTCGGTTCAGGCTCTGATATTGCCCCCATCTCATCTGAGAATAGAATTGTCATTAGTACCCGAGACAATTCCTCCTCGTGCACAG GTTCAATGTCCTCTTGAAGTAGTCAACCTCCGTCCAAGTAGGGATGTGGCGGTTCTTGACTTCTCATATAATTTTGGGGCGCAGTTG GTCAATGTTAAACTTCGACTCCCTGCCATCTTGAATAAGTTTCTTCAGCCTATTACAGTATCTGCCGAAGAGTTTTTCCCGCAGTGGAGATCACTATCTGGGCCGCCACTGAAGCTCCAAGAAGTG GTTAGAGGTGTAAGACCAATGTCACTTCTGGAAATGACAAACCTGTTCAACAGTTTACGCTTGATGGTTTGTCCAGGGCTT GATCCAAATGCAAATAATTTGGTTGCTAGCACAACTTTCTACTCCGACAGTACACGAGCCATGTTGTGTTTG GTAAGAATAGAAACAGATCCAGCTGATAGAACTCAACTGCGTATGACAGTTGCTTCTGGAGATCCTACTCTGACATTTGA GTTGAAGGAGTTCATTAAAGAACAATTGATTATAATCCCTACAGCTCCCACGGCTGCTGCACCACCAGTTCCTCAGCCAACCTCTTCATCTCCACCAGTATCAGACCCTGGGGCACTGCTAGCTGGTTTGCTTTAA
- the LOC107023253 gene encoding DDT domain-containing protein PTM, with translation MRASVDRSVRRGRKRRQNYVQNDQVDPNGKKRAVVLRPKAFLGTYVRKKFKGCRKYMGKIISYDTGLYKIVYENGDFEDMDSSEVRVVSLEDDELNGQWLKRKKKLDEVVAKMEATSTKSCVENPAEPVNGVIDKFEPKDRGIGCSDKLEVNHQGRDSDLVNDLSEYYMEQDLSSGVEVPLIPAPQLPPSSNSIAIPEEYVSCLLSVYSFLRSFSIRLFLYPFGLEDFVGALNCSAPNTLFDSVHVALMCALRRQLNKLSSDDSLLASKCLRGIDWGLLDTITWPVYLVHYLTVMGYVEQPGWKGFYPHTLQREYYLLSAGRKIMVLQILCDDVLESEEIRTEINMREESKLAIESDLLTNVACVSAPRIVHPRYAKTSACKGQEATELYKENHERKQGCSTDNLGPKVSNQDYVSGVVQNSNSDECCLCAMEGTLLCCDGCPSSYHARCIGVSKTHIPEGEWYCPECTINKIEPKITRGTTLKEAELFGVDSYGQIFMGTCSHLLVLKTLAGADSIFRYYNEKDIPRVLLALNANAQHSTLYLEICKGIMQYWKIPGNVFFPDGELSEIGSDRPNGTKFTSFSSFSLSSLIKGSAEQVGLEYIAPGGCFYMGSSFRPQQYINSYLHGDFAASAAANLAELSSGENQGSESHASDNRQKHSANALLQAKAFSSATTRFFWPSTEKKVVEVPRERCSWCLNCKAAVTSKKGCLLNAAASNAIKGAVKILAGLRSASVGEGNLRGIASYIILMEEGLCGLTVGPFLSTAFRKKWRKQAEEATSCTLIKSLLLQFEENIRSVAFSGDWFKLVDCGPSESSITHSTAGVVESSHKHKSGRRGRKPLPMVKVTADDCKNKLKDFTWWRGGILSKLLFQKAALPRSMLKKAARHGGLRKIPGICDAEGSKTAKISRQLAWRAAVDVCKTISQLALQVRYLDVHVRWSDLVSPEQSLLDGKVPESEASSFRNASICHKRIVENEVRYSVAFGNQKHLPSRVKKSIIEVEQSQEKGKEKYWFSESRIPLYIIKDYEENLEKDLPSANKFADALPKLQKRCLVASCKDIFSYLAQKRDGNAKYCCASCEVVVLLRDVVKCNTCQGLCHKQCTISSTIIGNEETEFMTCKQCYQNRALTQAESSHESPTSPLLTQGKDIPIPMSARKGGKVGSSSNPSASTATLKHSSSKVKLASSNLATRWKHHWGIIWRKNNEDTGDFRSKHILLRGNPDCDSIRPSCRLCCKPYDPYLMYVRCETCTCWYHAEAVELEESKIFEVVGFKCCKCRRIKLPVCPYLDPTSKRQAVERRMCARALKMDRQGIDSGFISELQKDENMATPALEDSNPLVSAVEELTEHFLVGDCERNVETISVQGQREQSVRSHIENETDLKSSELSTPLGGNIVFPKDEMPTHVEPGAKQLVRRHVRLEKDSDTPFASDPVNVPRNTSRESSEEYGHECKYMEFEPQTCFSFNDLLASDDLGLLDDGVDSSASLNKDVEISSRFLPNKNADTSYVKHEPAVSTIPTASFTVPCELCSRKEPSPDLCCETCEIWIHRHCSPWNDEESGEDDWKCGNCREWR, from the exons ATGAGGGCTTCCGTGGACAGATCAGTGAGGCGAGGCAGAAAAAGGCGTCAAAACTATGTTCAGAATGATCAGGTGGATCCGAATGGGAAGAAACGGGCTGTAGTGTTGAGGCCTAAGGCATTTTTGGGAACATATGTTAGGAAAAAGTTTAAGGGCTGTCGGAAATATATGGGGAAGATCATATCTTATGATACTGGTTTATATAAGATTGTTTATGAGAATGGAGATTTTGAAGATATGGATAGCAGTGAAGTGAGGGTGGTTTCGTTGGAAGATGATGAGTTGAATGGTCAATggttgaaaagaaagaagaagctAGACGAAGTAGTTGCTAAGATGGAGGCAACGAGTACTAAGTCTTGTGTTGAGAATCCAGCTGAGCCAGTTAATGGCGTAATTGATAAGTTTGAGCCAAAAGATCGGGGCATAGGTTGTTCAGATAAACTTGAGGTCAACCACCAAGGACGTGATTCTGATTTGGTGAATGATTTGTCTGAATATTATATGGAGCAGGATTTGAGTTCAGGAGTAGAAGTGCCTCTAATTCCTGCACCTCAACTGCCTCCTTCATCTAACAGTATTGCTATTCCAGAGGAGTATGTATCATGCCTCTTGTCTGTTTATAGTTTTTTACGGTCGTTTAGTATCAGATTGTTTTTATATCCGTTCGGACTTGAAGATTTTGTGGGAGCACTCAACTGCTCTGCTCCAAACACATTGTTCGATTCTGTTCATGTTGCCCTTATGTGTGCTTTGAGGCGCCAACTCAACAAGCTGTCATCTGATGATTCTCTGCTTGCATCAAAGTGCCTAAG GGGCATTGATTGGGGCTTGCTTGATACAATTACTTGGCCAGTATATCTAGTTCATTATTTAACAGTAATGGGATACGTAGAACAACCTGGTTGGAAAGGTTTTTATCCCCATACTTTGCAGAGGGAATATTACTTGTTATCTGCTGGAAGGAAGATCATGGTTTTGCAGATTTTGTGTGATGATGTTCTAGAATCTGAAGAAATAAGAACAGAAATCAACATGCGTGAAGAATCAAAGTTAGCCATTGAGTCAGATTTACTTACAAATGTTGCTTGTGTCAGTGCACCAAGAATAGTGCATCCCAGGTATGCCAAAACTTCTGCCTGTAAGGGACAAGAAGCAACCGAGCTCTACAAAGAAAATCATGAAAGAAAGCAGGGTTGTAGTACAGATAATTTAGGACCCAAGGTTAGTAACCAAGATTATGTCTCTGGCGTAGTTCAAAATAGTAACAGTGATGAATGCTGTCTCTGCGCCATGGAGGGGACTTTGCTTTGCTGTGATGGGTGTCCATCGTCTTACCATGCAAGGTGCATTGGAGTTAGCAAGACACATATACCAGAAGGGGAATGGTATTGTCCTGAATGTACAATCAACAAAATTGAACCAAAAATTACGAGGGGAACAACTCTGAAAGAAGCAGAGCTTTTTGGTGTTGATTCATATGGACAAATCTTCATGGGTACTTGCAGTCATTTGCTTGT GTTGAAGACCTTGGCTGGCGCAGACTCTATTTTCAGATACTACAACGAGAAGGACATTCCCAGAGTCCTGCTAGCACTTAATGCAAATGCACAGCACAGTACTTTATATCTGGAGATATGCAAAGGAATAATGCAATACTGGAAAATTCCTGGCAATGTCTTTTTCCCTGATGGTGAACTGTCTGAAATTGGTTCAGACAGACCAAACGGAACAAAATTTACTAGTTTCTCTTCATTTTCACTTAGTTCATTGATCAAGGGAAGTGCTGAACAAGTTGGACTGGAATATATTGCACCTGGTGGTTGCTTTTACATGGGGTCATCCTTTAGACCTCAACAATACATAAATAGTTATCTGCATGGAGATTTTGCTGCATCTGCTGCTGCAAATCTAGCTGAACTTTCTTCCGGAGAAAACCAAGGTAGTGAGAGTCATGCTTCAGACAATAGGCAGAAACATTCTGCCAATGCTTTACTTCAAGCAAAAGCTttctcatcagcaacaacacgcTTTTTTTGGCCGAGTACTGAAAAGAAGGTTGTGGAAGTACCAAGGGAAAGATGTAGTTGGTGTCTTAATTGTAAGGCTGCTGTGACTAGTAAGAAAGGATGCTTGTTAAATGCTGCAGCATCAAATGCCATTAAGGGTGCAGTAAAGATACTTGCTGGTCTTCGTTCTGCAAGTGTTGGGGAGGGAAATCTACGTGGTATTGCttcatatattatattgatgGAGGAGGGGTTATGTGGTCTGACAGTTGGTCCTTTTCTAAGTACagcttttagaaaaaaatggcGTAAACAGGCAGAAGAAGCTACTAGTTGCACTCTGATAAAGTCTCTTCTGCTTCAA TTTGAGGAGAATATCCGGTCTGTTGCTTTTTCTGGGGACTGGTTTAAGCTTGTTGATTGTGGGCCATCAGAATCTTCCATCACTCATTCAACTGCTGGTGTTGTGGAATCATCTCATAAGCATAAATCAGGGAGGCGGGGTAGAAAACCATTGCCAATGGTTAAAGTAACTGCTGATGATTGCAAAAATAAACTGAAGGACTTCACTTGGTGGAGAGGAGGCATACTCTCAAAGCTTCTCTTCCAGAAAGCAGCTCTACCTCGATCAATGTTGAAGAAAGCAGCGCGTCATG GTGGTCTGAGAAAGATACCTGGTATTTGTGATGCTGAAGGGTCCAAGACTGCCAAAATAAGCAGGCAGCTTGCTTGGCGAGCTGCAGTTGATGTGTGTAAGACAATATCACAACTTGCACTTCAG GTCAGGTACCTAGATGTGCATGTGAGATGGAGTGATCTTGTTAGTCCTGAACAGAGCCTCCTGGATGGAAAAGTTCCCGAGTCAGAAGCTTCTTCCTTTAGAAATGCTTCCATATGCCATAAAAGAATCGTTGAAAATGAGGTTAGATATAGTGTTGCTTTTGGAAATCAGAAGCATCTCCCATCTCGTGTCAAGAAGAGTATAATAGAAGTAGAGCAAAGTCAGGAGAagggaaaggaaaaatattggTTTTCTGAGTCACGGATTCCTTTGTATATAATAAAAGATTATGAAGAAAACTTGGAAAAAGATCTCCCCTCAGCCAACAAGTTTGCCGATGCACTTCCCAAGTTGCAGAAAAGGTGCTTGGTGGCTTCTTGTAAAGATATATTCTCTTATCTTGCACAGAAGAGAGACGGAAATGCTAAATATTGTTGTGCTTCATGTGAAGTGGTTGTGTTACTTAG GGACGTAGTCAAGTGCAATACATGCCAAG gtcTCTGTCACAAGCAATGTACAATTAGTTCAACAATTATTGGTAATGAGGAGACTGAGTTTATGACCTGCAAACAGTGTTATCAGAATAGAGCTTTAACACAAGCTGAAAGTAGTCATGAATCTCCTACTAGTCCTTTACTCACGCAAGGAAAAGACATTCCAATTCCCATGTCAGCCAGAAAAGGAGGAAAAGTTGGTAGTTCTAGCAATCCATCTGCATCTACTGCGACTCTAAAGCATTCTTCTTCTAAGGTGAAGCTTGCTAGTTCAAATTTGGCGACACGATGGAAGCACCACTGGGGCATTATTTGGAGAAAGAATAATGAGGATACTGGTGATTTTAGATCTAAACACATTCTTCTGAGGGGAAATCCAGATTGTGATTCAATAAGACCTAGTTGCCGCCTTTGCTGTAAGCCATATGATCCTTATCTAATGTATGTCCGTTGTGAAACATGCACAT GTTGGTACCACGCTGAAGCTGTTGAACTTGAGGAGTCAAAGATTTTTGAAGTGGTGGGGTTCAAATGTTGCAAGTGTCGTAGGATTAAACTGCCCGTCTGTCCTTACTTAGATCCAACAAGCAAAAGACAAGCAGTGGAAAGGAGGATGTGCGCAAGGGCTTTAAAAATGGATAGACAAGGAATTGATTCTGGGTTCATTTCAGAGCTACAGAAAGATGAGAATATGGCCACTCCAGCTTTAGAGGATAGTAATCCTCTTGTTTCTGCTGTTGAAGAACTTACTGAGCACTTTCTAGTGGGTGATTGTGAACGGAATGTGGAAACAATATCTGTGCAAGGTCAAAGAGAACAGTCAGTCAGAAGTCATATAGAGAATGAGACTGATTTGAAATCTTCTGAGTTATCCACTCCTCTTGGAGGAAATATAGTGTTTCCTAAAGATGAAATGCCAACTCATGTTGAACCGGGTGCTAAGCAGCTAGTAAGAAGACATGTAAGACTTGAGAAGGATTCAGATACCCCTTTTGCAAGCGATCCCGTGAATGTTCCGAGGAATACTTCAAGGGAGAGTTCTGAGGAATATGGTCATGAATGCAAGTATATGGAGTTTGAGCCTCAGACCTGTTTCTCTTTCAATGATTTACTTGCATCGGATGATCTTGGACTATTGGATGATGGAGTTGACTCGTCTGCCTCTTTAAACAAGGATGTTGAAATATCATCAAGGTTTCTACCCAATAAGAATGCTGATACGTCTTATGTCAAGCACGAGCCTGCAGTTAGTACAATACCTACTGCTTCTTTTACAGTTCCATGTGAGTTGTGTTCACGTAAAGAACCAAGCCCTGATCTTTGTTGTGAAACATGTGAAATATGGATCCACCGTCATTGTTCACCTTGGAATGACGAGGAGTCTGGAGAAGATGATTGGAAGTGCGGCAACTGTAGGGAATGGAGATGA